A single region of the Euryarchaeota archaeon genome encodes:
- a CDS encoding FHA domain-containing protein, whose protein sequence is MQGEEAGRAQDFPQGQEADARPARPTGYEDLARALEALSNPVRIGLLHKLGTPSFMPDLATEFGMTRQALKKHLDELEEMGLVLARQSRRGVLRATEYCANPAGLFALKESILSLAVTTDPASLPPAATLPSVARKPSTLASGPGLLLIHGDTPGRWFGLGGKVSFILGRDAKADVSLAYDAFASARHAMLRKGSNGWTLTDLRSTNGTRVNFQPVPTGETVGIAHGDLLTVGKSHLLIRDGI, encoded by the coding sequence ATGCAAGGGGAAGAGGCGGGGCGGGCACAGGACTTTCCACAGGGGCAGGAGGCCGATGCACGACCCGCGCGACCGACCGGCTACGAGGACCTTGCGCGAGCCCTCGAAGCGCTCTCCAACCCTGTCCGGATAGGGCTCCTTCACAAGCTCGGCACGCCGTCGTTCATGCCGGACCTTGCGACCGAATTCGGGATGACGAGACAGGCCTTGAAAAAGCACCTCGACGAGCTCGAGGAGATGGGACTCGTGCTCGCGAGGCAATCGCGGCGAGGCGTCTTACGCGCCACCGAATACTGTGCCAATCCTGCCGGCCTTTTCGCCTTGAAAGAGAGCATCCTTTCCTTGGCCGTCACGACCGACCCCGCAAGCCTTCCGCCCGCGGCGACGCTGCCTAGTGTTGCCCGCAAACCGTCGACACTCGCCTCCGGGCCCGGGCTCCTCCTTATCCACGGTGACACACCGGGCCGATGGTTCGGCCTCGGCGGGAAAGTGAGCTTCATCCTCGGCCGCGACGCGAAGGCCGACGTCTCGCTCGCCTACGACGCGTTCGCAAGCGCTCGGCATGCGATGCTGCGGAAGGGGTCGAACGGGTGGACGCTCACGGACCTACGCTCGACGAATGGCACACGAGTCAACTTCCAGCCCGTCCCCACGGGCGAGACGGTTGGCATTGCGCACGGCGACCTTTTGACCGTGGGCAAGAGCCACCTCTTGATCCGGGACGGGATCTGA